From Aphanothece sacrum FPU1, one genomic window encodes:
- a CDS encoding glycosyltransferase family 2 protein: MTKVSVCIPTYNRANFLIYSVQSVLNQTYQDFELIICDDGSSDNTSEIIAKFQDSRIRYIKHHQNLGRSRNMRSGFDASEGNYFIKFDDDDALTPEFLAKTVSILDNNKTVDFVCTNHWIINQNHDKIESATQENTTKWGKDKIGIGIINDLEWQTFYHQSLQVGSTLFRRSCLAEVDYMRPEADGCEDFDLLVRLALAGKQGYFLPEFLMEYRFHGGQTSLKQNLHFLKAKVFCINSYQFKDSQLEAKRIIKLAQAQQDLGLRLIEQGNTKEGRTLLQQSNQILGSSKRGNLGIIISYLPQNLREIMFQSFRKMRPKDYTEQVRSQTL; encoded by the coding sequence ATGACTAAAGTTAGTGTTTGTATTCCCACTTACAACCGAGCAAATTTTCTCATTTATTCAGTTCAAAGTGTTCTTAATCAAACATATCAAGATTTTGAATTGATTATTTGTGATGATGGGTCTTCTGACAACACTTCTGAAATTATTGCCAAATTTCAAGACTCAAGAATTCGCTATATTAAACACCATCAAAATCTAGGTCGTAGTCGCAATATGCGTTCAGGATTTGACGCATCTGAAGGCAATTATTTTATTAAATTTGATGATGATGACGCTTTAACCCCTGAATTTTTAGCCAAAACAGTATCGATTTTAGATAATAATAAAACAGTAGATTTTGTTTGTACAAATCATTGGATTATTAATCAAAATCATGATAAAATAGAGTCAGCAACTCAAGAAAATACTACAAAATGGGGTAAAGATAAAATAGGAATAGGTATTATTAATGATCTTGAATGGCAAACATTTTATCATCAAAGTTTACAAGTAGGGTCAACTTTATTTCGTCGTTCCTGTTTAGCAGAAGTAGATTATATGCGTCCCGAAGCAGATGGATGTGAAGATTTTGATCTATTAGTTCGGTTAGCATTAGCAGGAAAACAAGGCTATTTTTTACCAGAATTTTTAATGGAATATCGTTTTCATGGGGGACAAACTAGCTTAAAACAAAACTTACACTTTCTCAAAGCTAAAGTATTTTGTATCAACAGTTATCAATTTAAAGATTCCCAATTAGAAGCCAAACGTATTATTAAATTAGCCCAAGCTCAACAAGATTTAGGACTAAGATTAATTGAACAAGGAAACACAAAAGAAGGACGAACATTATTACAACAATCTAATCAAATATTAGGCAGTTCTAAACGAGGGAATCTAGGCATAATTATCTCTTATTTACCCCAAAATCTTCGTGAGATAATGTTCCAAAGTTTCCGTAAAATGCGACCAAAAGATTATACAGAACAAGTGCGTTCTCAAACCTTGTAG
- a CDS encoding IS4 family transposase, which produces MLPEIYNNHLTKYLKKSEYLILLIMIELVQVYRKIRFYELASYFPSPILFESKRKKLKRFFEIPCLTIEGVWIPIIKQWLKQSFSTGDVLHIAIDRTQWGLINILMVSLVIDNRGIPLYFELLDHIGNSNFDTQKSILARILLFLKEYKIVVLGDREFCSVELAKWLHGQKRVYYALRLKKSNYIEVEKEMWTRLKDLGLSSGMSLFYQGVKVTKTKGFIGSNIVAKWKKKYRGIETKEAWFIITNLTSIDETIDAYKKRFCIEEMFRDFKKGGYDLERTKLTGHRLTSLIILITLAYSMATFSGKIIKEKGLAKYVGRVRKNKKMRRRHSNFYIGLHGKDWVDSCDLFTVEAQALMQLSPEKRAYYRRGRRAISLIKSSL; this is translated from the coding sequence ATGTTACCAGAAATTTATAACAACCATTTAACAAAGTATCTGAAAAAATCGGAATATTTAATACTGTTAATCATGATAGAATTAGTGCAAGTATATAGGAAAATTAGGTTTTATGAGTTAGCTAGTTATTTTCCCAGTCCCATTTTATTTGAAAGTAAGAGAAAAAAGTTAAAACGGTTTTTCGAGATTCCTTGTTTGACAATTGAAGGAGTATGGATACCTATCATAAAACAGTGGTTAAAGCAATCATTTAGTACAGGAGATGTCTTACATATTGCCATAGATAGAACCCAATGGGGGTTGATTAATATTTTGATGGTAAGTCTGGTAATTGATAATAGAGGAATTCCCTTATATTTTGAGTTGCTAGATCACATCGGTAATAGTAACTTTGACACACAGAAAAGTATATTAGCCCGAATATTACTCTTTCTAAAAGAATATAAAATAGTTGTCTTAGGGGATAGAGAATTCTGCTCAGTTGAACTAGCAAAATGGTTACATGGACAAAAAAGAGTTTATTATGCACTCAGATTGAAGAAAAGCAACTATATTGAAGTAGAAAAGGAAATGTGGACGCGACTAAAAGATTTAGGATTATCTTCAGGAATGTCTTTATTTTATCAAGGAGTTAAAGTTACGAAAACAAAAGGATTTATAGGCAGTAATATAGTGGCGAAATGGAAAAAGAAGTATAGAGGAATAGAGACAAAAGAAGCTTGGTTTATTATCACAAATTTAACCAGTATTGATGAGACGATTGACGCTTATAAAAAGAGATTTTGTATTGAGGAAATGTTTCGGGATTTTAAGAAAGGTGGTTATGATTTAGAAAGAACGAAATTAACAGGACATCGCCTTACTTCCTTAATTATATTGATTACTCTAGCTTATTCAATGGCAACATTTTCTGGAAAAATTATTAAAGAGAAAGGATTGGCAAAATATGTGGGGAGAGTCAGAAAAAACAAGAAAATGCGACGGAGACACAGTAACTTTTATATCGGTCTTCATGGAAAAGATTGGGTTGACTCTTGTGATTTATTTACCGTTGAAGCCCAGGCATTAATGCAATTAAGCCCCGAAAAACGCGCCTATTATCGACGAGGACGACGGGCTATATCCCTGATTAAGTCTAGCTTATAG
- a CDS encoding RDD family protein has translation MDFFNKFTLETPESVELDFTLAGIGNRAFALVIDYFCFWLILIIYLLSTFVFSEVISTVLNSFLPNLENVEMWLTAIFFVIFFFIYVGYFVFFETLWQGQTPGKRRVKIRVIRDDGRPVGLQQATLRALLRPVDDILFLGVLLIVFSKQEKRLGDLVAGTLVIQEEKANNLATFLISKEAKGLVNYLIDKSNLSRLSTEHFAVIREYLQRREGMLKQARHELSRKLAYQVKDIIELQEIPENTTANHFLEAVYLAYQQGIENKE, from the coding sequence ATGGATTTTTTTAATAAATTTACCTTAGAAACTCCTGAAAGTGTTGAACTAGATTTTACTTTAGCAGGAATTGGCAACCGAGCTTTTGCTTTAGTGATTGACTATTTTTGTTTTTGGTTAATTCTGATTATTTATTTATTAAGCACTTTTGTTTTTTCGGAAGTAATTAGCACCGTACTAAACTCATTTTTACCTAATTTAGAAAATGTAGAAATGTGGCTAACTGCTATTTTCTTTGTCATTTTTTTCTTTATTTATGTGGGTTATTTCGTATTCTTTGAAACTTTATGGCAAGGTCAAACCCCTGGAAAAAGACGGGTTAAAATTCGAGTAATTAGAGATGATGGTAGACCCGTTGGACTACAACAAGCAACCTTAAGGGCTTTACTACGTCCTGTTGATGATATCTTATTTCTTGGTGTATTATTAATTGTCTTTAGCAAACAAGAAAAACGTTTAGGAGATTTAGTAGCAGGAACTTTAGTTATTCAAGAAGAAAAAGCCAATAATTTAGCAACTTTTCTGATTTCAAAAGAAGCAAAAGGATTAGTTAATTATCTGATAGATAAATCTAATTTGTCTCGTTTATCTACTGAACATTTTGCTGTTATTCGAGAATATTTACAGCGACGGGAAGGAATGTTAAAGCAAGCAAGACATGAATTAAGCCGTAAATTAGCTTATCAAGTTAAAGATATTATTGAATTACAAGAAATTCCCGAAAATACCACCGCTAATCATTTCTTAGAAGCTGTTTATTTGGCTTATCAACAAGGAATAGAAAATAAGGAATAA
- a CDS encoding DUF975 domain-containing protein codes for MSKSSNTTQSLGTLSIGNVVSAGLRIYRDHFKLYYTQALISYFWLFVPVYGWAKFSAIQGLIARLAFHEVIERPETIHEARQQVQPRMWNFLVAGFLVFLIVFASVIIGAIIFGLFALILGLIFASAFQDNQIILGIVGFIFGIIAFFIFMFGYIWIFSRLSIVELPIAIESQSDASFAINRSWKLTKGSVLRLQLIFFVAFLVTLPLSLIINFASLLIPSDSPIYLIFNLVISILVGALVIPFWQTIKAVVYYDLRSRKEGLGLEIKDSLSDD; via the coding sequence ATGTCTAAAAGTTCAAACACCACTCAATCTTTAGGTACTCTTAGTATAGGTAATGTGGTTAGTGCTGGTCTGCGGATTTATCGAGATCATTTTAAATTGTATTATACTCAAGCATTGATTAGTTATTTTTGGTTATTTGTACCTGTTTATGGATGGGCAAAATTTTCAGCTATTCAGGGTTTAATTGCTCGTCTTGCTTTTCATGAAGTTATTGAACGTCCTGAAACAATTCATGAAGCAAGGCAACAGGTTCAACCTCGGATGTGGAACTTTTTAGTAGCAGGTTTTTTAGTCTTTTTAATTGTATTTGCTTCAGTGATTATCGGGGCTATTATTTTCGGATTATTTGCTTTGATTCTTGGCTTGATTTTTGCCTCTGCATTTCAGGATAATCAAATTATATTAGGTATCGTTGGCTTTATATTTGGGATAATTGCTTTTTTCATCTTTATGTTTGGTTACATCTGGATTTTTTCTCGACTTTCTATTGTTGAACTGCCCATTGCAATTGAATCTCAATCTGATGCTTCTTTTGCTATTAATCGAAGTTGGAAGTTAACTAAAGGTTCTGTTCTTCGCCTTCAATTAATCTTCTTTGTTGCTTTTTTAGTAACTCTTCCCTTATCTTTAATAATCAATTTTGCTAGTTTATTAATTCCTTCAGATTCTCCAATTTATCTTATATTTAATTTAGTTATATCTATCTTAGTTGGGGCTTTAGTTATTCCTTTTTGGCAAACCATTAAGGCAGTTGTTTACTATGACTTGCGTAGTCGTAAGGAAGGATTAGGATTAGAGATTAAAGACTCATTAAGTGATGATTAA
- a CDS encoding stage II sporulation protein M yields the protein MNIQRWIARREPNWKQLDAILQKTQKKGLKSLQSSEIHELASLYRSVSADLSRAKTHQLGTTLIRDLQQLTSRSYSQIYQGSRRQEWQGIWEFYSWRFPTIIQETWGYIIVATALFLLGALVAWWYAWQDPTFMSLIVPEYLIVKVRDEHKLWMGSILGVEPLASSNIMINNISVAFTAIGGGITVGIVTIYILLFNGLLIGAIGALVGQNNLAYPFWAFVFPHGSLELPAIFLAGAAGLLIARSLLFPGQYRRIDALKFYGFQAAQLVFGIIPMLILAGIIEGFLSPSPLIPSVLKYLIGMIIFSLLMIYFSRQKISIS from the coding sequence ATGAATATTCAAAGATGGATAGCTAGACGAGAACCCAACTGGAAGCAATTGGATGCTATTTTACAAAAAACACAAAAAAAAGGCTTAAAGTCCCTCCAAAGCTCAGAAATTCACGAATTAGCCAGCTTATATCGTTCTGTCTCCGCCGATTTGTCCCGTGCTAAAACTCATCAACTCGGAACGACTCTTATCAGAGACTTACAACAATTAACATCTCGTAGTTATAGCCAAATTTATCAAGGTTCTCGTCGTCAAGAATGGCAAGGAATCTGGGAATTTTATAGTTGGCGGTTCCCTACAATAATACAGGAAACATGGGGTTATATTATTGTCGCAACTGCCTTATTTTTGTTAGGGGCTTTGGTCGCTTGGTGGTATGCTTGGCAAGATCCTACTTTTATGTCTTTAATTGTACCAGAATACTTAATTGTCAAAGTAAGGGATGAGCATAAATTGTGGATGGGGTCTATTTTGGGGGTTGAACCTTTAGCTTCTAGTAATATTATGATTAATAATATTAGTGTAGCTTTTACGGCAATTGGAGGAGGAATTACCGTCGGAATTGTTACCATTTATATTTTATTATTTAATGGATTATTAATAGGAGCAATTGGTGCTTTAGTAGGACAAAATAATTTAGCTTACCCTTTTTGGGCCTTTGTTTTTCCTCATGGTTCTTTAGAATTACCCGCTATTTTTTTAGCCGGTGCAGCAGGTTTACTTATTGCGAGATCTTTACTTTTTCCTGGACAATATCGTAGAATTGATGCGTTAAAATTTTATGGATTTCAGGCAGCGCAGTTAGTTTTTGGCATTATTCCCATGTTAATTTTAGCGGGAATTATTGAAGGATTTTTATCCCCTAGTCCTTTAATTCCTTCTGTGTTAAAATATCTAATAGGCATGATTATATTTAGCCTATTAATGATCTATTTTAGTCGTCAAAAAATATCAATCTCATAA
- a CDS encoding transposase: MKYDPDIHHRRSIRLKNYDYSQPGAYFITICIYQKQCLLGEIVDDTINLNLLGNTVKFYWENLINYYAYLQLDEFVIMPNHLHGILILNDRKQKIHRKGIPEIIRGFKTFSAKHINLIRRCPNVPVWQRNYYEHIIRNESDLNRIREYILNNPKNWLKDPDN, from the coding sequence ATGAAATATGACCCAGATATTCACCATCGTCGTTCCATTCGTTTAAAAAATTATGATTATTCTCAACCTGGTGCATATTTTATAACGATTTGTATTTATCAAAAACAATGTTTATTGGGGGAGATTGTCGATGATACAATTAACCTAAATTTATTGGGAAATACAGTTAAATTTTATTGGGAAAACCTCATTAACTATTATGCTTATTTACAATTAGATGAATTTGTGATTATGCCTAATCATTTACACGGAATTCTAATACTAAATGATAGGAAACAGAAAATTCACCGGAAAGGAATCCCTGAAATTATTCGCGGATTTAAGACTTTTTCTGCTAAACATATTAATTTGATACGTCGATGTCCTAATGTTCCTGTATGGCAACGAAATTACTATGAACACATTATTCGCAATGAATCTGATTTAAACCGCATTAGAGAATATATTTTAAATAATCCTAAAAATTGGTTAAAAGATCCAGATAATTAA
- a CDS encoding CHAT domain-containing protein has product MYLKKTLILTLISLPLLSIITVNKVWGQSITPANDGTGTIVNQQGNQFNIEGGTLSGDGANLFHSLQKFGLNAEQIANFLANPSIRNILTRVVGGDPSVINGLIQITGGNPNLFIMNPAGIIFGPNAQLNIPADFTATTATGIGFANNNWFNALGENNYSQLIGNPSQFAFDLSQPGSIINRGNLTLASGHNLTLLAGNVINTGTLNAPGGNITIAAIPGTNRIRISQPGNLVSLEIIDPRPTNNNTSNISTIKPPNLATLLTQGANGLELGVTVNADGTIQLTQSQTSLPITTGTLITTGTINTASTTQIGGNITLIGERIGVIDSQINASGNQGGGNIRIGGDYRGQGTIPNAERTLITDGSTLNSNGLETGNGGQIIVWANDLTGFYGNINSRGGRLSGNGGLVEVSGKNQLIFAGNVDTSAPVGKFGTLFLDPLDITIKNGRGDGTTDGTNTFKGNNTGQVGQVLSNNNSTDTAPSIIFESELEGLSGNTNIVLEALRNITIENLADNALTFQRGTGSIVFRTNTIQTRTGTFQMSPDDTIIAPGRNLSIERLGNLLTSGCALTNSCRVIVGNIDTSSPTVGGSVNITARGSTGNNVPSIQVGKINASSTLGSGGNINLQTRSTNGSIVGTVKVDGVNFDPNDTSNITRDQINTREGATINNVEINFGNNTAGNGNNNAGNGNNNAGNGNNNAGNGNNSAGNGNNNAGNGNNTAGNGNNNAGNGNNNPPPLTVLPPVGNNNPPPTINTGNNNPPPTINIDNNSPPPTINTGNNNNVTQLLESERGGPVINLNNAYTSSNQANNIGANSGNIGGANSTVGTNNKATAESVEKDFGTDFANHLGIEPVAPLTLEQTQTRLQQAELATKLKPALVYIVFKPQSNIVQSPQNTDLWTFNSGKPAKQIPLNRSEKNTDQLELILISSSGEVLRIPITDVTRKQVISVAEQFQQTVTNPRRPTAHRGPGKQLYQWFIEPLESELQARKIDTLVFIVDEGLRSVPMAALYDGSKFLIEHYSMGLMPSLALTDTRYKDMTKDRVLAMGASQFNQQNPLPGVPLELSVIADRIWKGQSYLNNNFTLSNLQKAHASGEFGIIHLATHANFETGKLNNSYIQLWNSQLTLDQLKDLNLGNPPVELLVLSACRTALGNRESELGFAGAAVLARVKTVLGSLWEVSDDGTLGLMTRFYEQLRDVPLKVTAIRQAQLSLLRGEVYLKDGYLITPKNRLPLPPQLAELTAAQSISPHAGLLTHPYYWSGFTLIGSPW; this is encoded by the coding sequence ATGTATCTTAAAAAAACTCTAATTTTAACATTAATTTCTCTGCCATTATTAAGTATAATTACCGTTAATAAAGTGTGGGGACAATCAATTACACCTGCTAATGATGGCACAGGAACAATTGTTAATCAACAAGGAAATCAATTTAATATTGAAGGGGGAACTCTATCAGGAGATGGAGCCAATTTATTCCATAGTTTACAAAAATTTGGACTCAATGCGGAGCAAATTGCTAACTTTTTAGCCAACCCTAGCATTCGTAATATTTTAACGCGAGTTGTGGGAGGTGATCCCTCAGTTATTAATGGGTTAATACAAATTACAGGAGGTAATCCTAATCTCTTTATTATGAATCCTGCGGGCATTATTTTTGGCCCCAATGCTCAATTAAATATTCCAGCAGATTTTACTGCGACAACCGCTACAGGAATCGGATTTGCTAACAATAATTGGTTTAATGCGTTAGGAGAAAATAACTATAGCCAATTAATAGGAAATCCCTCTCAATTTGCTTTTGATTTATCTCAACCTGGTTCAATTATTAATAGAGGTAATTTAACCCTTGCATCCGGTCATAATTTGACCTTATTAGCAGGCAATGTAATTAATACTGGAACCCTCAATGCACCAGGTGGTAATATTACCATTGCTGCTATTCCTGGAACGAATAGGATTAGAATTTCTCAACCTGGAAATTTAGTCAGTTTAGAAATTATTGACCCTAGACCAACTAATAATAATACCTCTAATATTTCTACTATTAAACCCCCTAATTTAGCAACCCTTCTCACCCAAGGAGCAAACGGATTAGAATTAGGAGTAACTGTTAATGCTGATGGAACAATTCAATTAACCCAGTCTCAAACCTCTCTACCTATTACAACAGGAACCCTCATTACAACAGGAACAATAAATACAGCTTCTACAACTCAAATAGGAGGTAATATTACCTTAATTGGTGAACGTATTGGGGTAATAGATAGTCAAATTAATGCTTCTGGTAATCAAGGTGGAGGCAATATTAGAATTGGGGGAGATTATCGAGGTCAAGGAACAATTCCTAATGCAGAACGTACTTTAATTACTGATGGTTCAACACTTAATAGTAATGGTTTAGAGACAGGAAATGGTGGTCAAATTATTGTTTGGGCTAATGATCTTACCGGATTTTATGGCAATATTAATAGTCGAGGAGGACGGTTATCTGGGAATGGAGGGTTAGTAGAAGTGTCAGGAAAAAATCAATTAATTTTTGCAGGAAATGTTGATACTAGCGCACCTGTAGGTAAATTTGGAACGTTATTTCTTGATCCTTTAGATATTACGATAAAAAATGGGAGAGGGGATGGAACAACGGACGGAACTAATACTTTTAAAGGGAATAATACTGGTCAAGTTGGTCAAGTTTTAAGTAATAATAATTCCACTGATACTGCCCCTAGTATTATTTTTGAATCTGAATTAGAAGGGTTATCAGGTAATACCAATATTGTGTTAGAAGCTTTAAGAAATATTACTATTGAAAATTTAGCTGATAATGCTTTAACTTTTCAACGAGGAACAGGTAGTATTGTCTTTAGAACTAATACAATTCAGACTCGTACGGGAACTTTTCAGATGAGTCCTGATGATACTATTATTGCTCCTGGCCGAAATTTAAGCATAGAACGTTTAGGAAATTTACTCACATCTGGTTGTGCATTAACTAACAGTTGTCGAGTCATTGTAGGTAATATTGATACTTCATCCCCGACGGTCGGAGGTTCAGTTAATATTACAGCGCGGGGAAGTACGGGAAATAACGTTCCGAGTATTCAGGTAGGAAAAATAAACGCTTCATCTACTTTAGGTTCAGGGGGAAATATTAATTTACAAACTCGCTCTACTAATGGCTCTATTGTGGGTACAGTGAAGGTAGACGGGGTTAATTTTGATCCTAATGATACCAGTAACATTACTCGTGATCAAATTAATACGAGAGAAGGGGCTACGATTAATAATGTTGAAATAAATTTTGGCAATAATACCGCAGGCAATGGTAATAATAACGCAGGCAATGGTAATAATAACGCAGGCAATGGTAATAATAACGCAGGCAATGGTAATAATAGCGCAGGCAATGGTAATAATAACGCAGGAAATGGCAATAATACCGCAGGCAATGGTAATAATAACGCAGGCAATGGTAATAATAATCCACCACCACTTACTGTATTGCCACCAGTGGGTAACAATAATCCTCCTCCTACTATTAATACAGGTAATAATAACCCTCCTCCTACTATTAATATAGATAATAATAGCCCTCCTCCTACTATTAATACAGGTAATAATAATAATGTGACTCAGTTGTTAGAGTCCGAAAGAGGTGGGCCAGTTATAAACTTAAATAATGCTTATACTTCTTCTAATCAAGCTAATAATATTGGAGCAAATTCAGGTAATATTGGGGGGGCAAATTCTACAGTAGGAACTAATAATAAAGCAACGGCAGAAAGTGTTGAAAAAGACTTTGGTACAGACTTTGCTAATCATTTAGGAATTGAACCGGTAGCACCTCTTACCCTAGAACAAACTCAAACCCGTCTCCAACAAGCAGAATTAGCAACGAAGCTTAAACCGGCCTTAGTTTATATTGTATTTAAACCCCAATCTAATATTGTTCAAAGTCCTCAAAATACGGACTTATGGACATTTAATTCTGGTAAACCAGCCAAACAAATACCTCTTAACCGGAGTGAAAAAAATACTGATCAATTAGAGTTAATCTTAATTAGTTCATCAGGTGAAGTGTTACGTATTCCCATCACAGATGTAACCCGTAAACAAGTAATTTCAGTGGCAGAACAATTTCAACAAACTGTCACGAACCCTCGTCGTCCTACTGCTCATCGTGGGCCAGGTAAACAATTATATCAATGGTTTATTGAGCCTTTAGAGAGTGAATTACAAGCGCGAAAAATAGATACTTTAGTCTTTATTGTAGATGAAGGATTACGGTCTGTACCGATGGCTGCTCTTTATGATGGGTCTAAATTTCTCATTGAACACTATAGCATGGGTCTAATGCCCAGTTTAGCACTAACTGATACTCGTTATAAAGATATGACCAAGGACAGAGTATTAGCTATGGGTGCATCTCAATTTAACCAACAAAATCCTTTACCGGGGGTTCCTTTAGAATTATCCGTTATTGCTGATCGCATTTGGAAAGGACAATCTTATCTCAATAATAATTTTACCTTGAGTAATCTGCAAAAAGCACACGCTTCTGGAGAATTTGGTATTATTCATTTAGCAACTCATGCCAATTTTGAGACAGGAAAACTCAATAATTCTTATATTCAATTGTGGAATAGTCAGTTAACTTTAGATCAACTTAAAGACCTAAATTTAGGTAATCCACCTGTTGAATTATTAGTTTTAAGTGCTTGTCGCACAGCATTAGGTAATCGAGAATCAGAATTAGGGTTTGCAGGTGCGGCAGTTTTAGCGAGAGTTAAAACTGTATTAGGCAGTTTGTGGGAAGTGAGTGACGATGGAACTTTAGGGTTAATGACTCGTTTTTATGAACAATTACGAGATGTTCCCCTCAAGGTAACAGCGATACGACAGGCCCAGTTAAGTTTATTAAGGGGGGAAGTTTATTTAAAGGATGGTTATTTAATTACTCCTAAAAATCGCTTACCTTTACCTCCTCAATTAGCAGAATTAACAGCCGCACAAAGTATATCTCCTCACGCTGGTTTACTGACTCATCCTTATTATTGGAGTGGGTTTACTCTTATTGGAAGTCCCTGGTAA